Proteins found in one Triticum aestivum cultivar Chinese Spring chromosome 4D, IWGSC CS RefSeq v2.1, whole genome shotgun sequence genomic segment:
- the LOC123098492 gene encoding type I inositol polyphosphate 5-phosphatase 4, which translates to MRDGCDTTKKSKLSWSKSLVRKWFNIRSKAHDFHADDAAAATGRRGDDDEWRGSSFARNEPTSAAKKSRTERPSRRSREHSRRGKIDLDAAEATVTMDYRIFVATWNVGGRSPPGGMGLEDWLHAAPPADIYVLGFQEIVPLNAGNVLGTEDNGPARKWVSLIRRTLNDLPGAGSGSGNGSFRTPSPAPPDPVAEADDDFEGARHQTNNAAFFHRRSFHSRSLRMEGDALAPQPRLERRYSVCDRAIYGSRRPSDYEAHCRWGGSSDDDNNTGESPSTVYSPMSYGYGHAPSLDDGHRPASGHTRYCLVASKQMVGLFLMIWARKDIRDDIRNLKVSCVGRGLMGYLGNKGSISISMTLHQTSFCFVCSHLTSGQKEGDEMRRNSDVLEILRKTRFPMVYGQYERSPETILEHDRIIWLGDLNYRIALSYRSVKALVEMRNWKALLEKDQLRIEQRGGRVFAGWNEGRIYFPPTYKYSTNSDKYAGEDMNQKEKRRTPAWCDRILWYGRGLGQLSYVRGESRFSDHRPVYSVFSAEVESINHSRIQKMSCSSSQLDIGELLPYSYGYTDINPYGYTDLNFY; encoded by the exons ATGAGAGATGGCTGCGACACCACCAAGAAGAGCAAG CTGTCGTGGTCCAAGAGCTTGGTGCGGAAGTGGTTCAACATCAGGAGCAAGGCCCACGACTTCCacgccgacgacgccgccgccgccaccgggagGAGGGGCGACGACGACGAGTGGAGGGGCAGCAGCTTCGCCAGGAACGAGCCGACCAGCGCCGCCAAGAAGAGCCGGACGGAGCGGCcgtccaggaggagccgcgagcACTCGAGGCGGGGCAAgatcgacctcgacgccgccgagGCCACCGTCACCATGGACTACAG GATCTTCGTTGCTACGTGGAATGTGGGCGGCCGATCCCCTCCCGGCGGCATGGGCCTCGAGGACTGGctccacgccgcgccgcccgccgacatCTACGTCCTCGG GTTCCAAGAGATCGTGCCGCTGAACGCCGGGAACGTGCTGGGCACGGAGGACAACGGGCCGGCGAGGAAGTGGGTGTCGCTGATCAGGAGGACGCTGAACGACCTGCCGGGcgccggcagcggcagcggcaacggGAGCTTCCGgacgccgtcgccggcgccgccggaCCCGGTGGCGGAGGCGGACGACGACTTCGAGGGGGCGAGGCATCAGACCAACAACGCGGCCTTCTTCCACCGCCGGTCCTTCCACAGCCGGAGCCTGCGGATGGAGGGCGACGCCCTGGCGCCGCAGCCCAGGCTGGAGCGCCGGTACAGCGTCTGCGACCGCGCGATCTACGGCTCCCGCCGGCCCAGCGACTACGAGGCGCACTGCCGGTGGGGCGGCTCGTCGGACGACGACAACAACACCGGGGAGTCGCCCAGCACGGTGTACTCGCCCATGTCGTACGGGTACGGCCACGCGCCGTCCCTGGACGACGGCCATAGGCCAGCTTCTGGTCACACTAG ATATTGCCTGGTTGCAAGCAAGCAAATGGTGGGATTGTTTCTGATGATTTGGGCTCGGAAGGACATTAGGGATGACATCAGAAATCTCAAGGTTTCCTGTGTTGGCAGAGGATTGATGGGCTACCTTGGGAACAAG GGTTCGATTTCGATTAGCATGACATTGCACCAAACAAGCTTCTGCTTCGTCTGCAGCCACCTGACGTCGGGGCAGAAGGAAGGCGACGAGATGCGGCGCAACTCAGATGTGCTTGAGATCCTCAGGAAGACCAGGTTCCCAATGGTTTACGGGCAGTATGAGCGCTCACCGGAAACTATCTTAGAGCATGA TCGAATCATCTGGCTCGGGGACCTAAATTACCGAATCGCACTTTCCTATCGGTCAGTGAAGGCCCTGGTGGAGATGCGCAATTGGAAAGCATTGCTGGAGAAAGATCAG CTGAGGATTGAACAAAGAGGCGGGCGGGTGTTTGCCGGGTGGAACGAGGGGAGGATATACTTCCCGCCGACATACAAATACTCAACCAATTCTGACAAGTATGCCGGGGAGGACATGAACCAGAAGGAAAAGAGGAGAACTCCTGCATG GTGCGATCGCATTTTGTGGTATGGAAGGGGCCTAGGTCAACTATCATACGTTCGAGGCGAGTCTCGGTTCTCAGATCATAGGCCAGTCTACAGCGTATTCAGTGCAGAGGTGGAGTCGATCAACCACAGTCGAATTCAAAAAATGAGTTGTTCAAGCTCGCAGTTGGACATCGGAGAGCTACTGCCCTACTCTTACGGATACACCGACATCAACCCGTATGGCTACACCGACCTGAATTTCTACTGA